From the Candidatus Margulisiibacteriota bacterium genome, one window contains:
- a CDS encoding SET domain-containing protein-lysine N-methyltransferase, whose translation MRKKIISTNQLTSVLTPDILVKFPGTSNLSKLSPADFEMMFGVKYQPELLIEPAARAYISKEAKIYEKLNTNLNLLEKFGKQLDEGYIGPVYLSRTKNMGWGLFASEIINSGELIGEYTGLVREQRKEDNLNRYLLDYHPLDHECLAQKKDCPLNNYSIDAQNVGNYLRFLNHSSKNANAGYFYVSYKEAFHVIFVASRKIRKNEQIFFNYGFMYWASLRSLGIVPVERGVKNKVSRALSSLGFY comes from the coding sequence ATGCGAAAAAAAATTATCAGTACTAACCAATTAACCTCAGTCCTCACGCCTGATATTTTGGTAAAATTTCCAGGCACTTCAAATCTTAGCAAGTTGTCGCCTGCGGATTTTGAAATGATGTTCGGAGTCAAATATCAGCCGGAGTTATTAATAGAGCCTGCAGCCAGAGCTTATATCTCCAAGGAAGCCAAAATATATGAAAAACTTAACACCAACCTGAATTTGTTGGAAAAGTTCGGCAAGCAATTGGATGAGGGTTATATCGGCCCGGTTTATTTGTCCCGGACCAAAAATATGGGCTGGGGTTTGTTTGCTTCTGAAATAATTAATTCCGGAGAGCTGATCGGCGAATATACCGGCCTGGTGAGAGAGCAAAGAAAGGAAGATAACCTAAACCGTTATTTGCTTGATTATCATCCGCTTGACCACGAGTGTCTGGCGCAAAAAAAGGACTGTCCGCTGAATAATTACAGTATCGATGCCCAGAATGTTGGGAATTATCTGCGTTTTCTTAATCATTCTTCCAAAAATGCAAATGCGGGATATTTTTATGTCAGTTATAAAGAAGCGTTTCATGTAATATTCGTGGCTTCACGCAAGATTAGAAAAAACGAACAGATTTTTTTCAATTATGGCTTTATGTATTGGGCTTCTCTAAGATCGTTGGGCATAGTGCCTGTGGAAAGAGGTGTCAAAAACAAAGTTTCCAGGGCTCTCTCTTCGTTAGGCTTTTATTAA
- a CDS encoding ankyrin repeat domain-containing protein, with protein sequence MVILRFNKGVNREYIIGMNDADNKQDLSQLIKVIKCGNGLMAVDYIKNYTGNINGKDKQGWTPLLHAVFECNKGIVEQLIKKGADIHIREPYGWTPLLLASWLGHKKIVQILLKEKAEINSVDPFQRSAIMLAAKRGYKGVVKYLMSKKADISASDQYGRNLLIFAAWGGSRKLLEHLFQRTGFDINTQDQLGWSALMYAVSANNKAAVSLLLKKGADVRVINKMGWDLLMVGITRSGQGILSMLIKQGLNINSMQKNKGITPLVLAIADDKIDRVKFLIDQGADVNLSTEPEGFSPLMLSIAENKLSIARLLISRGADVNALTKKNKATPLMVAVEKGNIRIIKLLLSKGADKTVKNSLGMTALMFAALKGSRKIFKLLASE encoded by the coding sequence ATGGTTATATTACGGTTTAATAAAGGAGTAAACCGGGAATACATTATAGGTATGAATGATGCGGACAACAAACAGGATTTATCTCAGCTGATAAAAGTTATCAAGTGTGGTAACGGACTTATGGCCGTAGATTATATAAAAAATTATACAGGCAATATTAATGGCAAAGATAAACAGGGCTGGACACCGTTGTTGCATGCGGTTTTCGAATGCAATAAAGGTATTGTGGAACAACTTATAAAAAAAGGAGCGGACATTCATATCCGTGAGCCGTACGGTTGGACTCCTTTGCTTTTAGCTTCATGGCTGGGACATAAAAAGATAGTTCAGATTTTACTTAAAGAAAAAGCTGAGATTAACAGTGTTGATCCGTTTCAAAGGTCAGCAATAATGCTGGCCGCGAAAAGAGGGTATAAAGGCGTAGTCAAATATTTAATGAGCAAAAAAGCCGATATCTCTGCATCAGACCAGTACGGTCGTAATTTGTTGATATTCGCGGCCTGGGGCGGCAGCCGGAAACTTTTGGAACATCTTTTTCAGAGAACCGGTTTTGATATTAATACTCAGGACCAGTTGGGCTGGTCAGCACTGATGTATGCTGTAAGCGCCAATAACAAGGCTGCTGTTAGCCTGCTGCTAAAAAAAGGAGCAGATGTGCGGGTTATAAATAAGATGGGATGGGACCTTTTGATGGTCGGGATTACCAGGTCCGGCCAAGGTATACTCAGTATGTTGATAAAACAGGGGTTAAATATAAATTCCATGCAGAAAAACAAGGGGATTACACCACTGGTGTTAGCAATAGCTGACGATAAAATAGATAGAGTAAAATTTCTAATCGATCAGGGCGCTGATGTAAATCTGTCTACTGAGCCTGAAGGTTTTTCACCGTTAATGCTGTCGATTGCCGAAAACAAGCTGAGTATAGCCAGATTACTAATAAGCAGGGGTGCTGACGTCAATGCTTTGACCAAAAAAAATAAAGCCACTCCGTTAATGGTGGCAGTAGAAAAAGGCAATATACGGATAATCAAATTGCTTTTAAGTAAAGGTGCGGACAAGACTGTTAAGAATTCTCTGGGCATGACAGCTCTGATGTTCGCGGCGTTAAAGGGCAGCAGAAAAATCTTCAAGTTGCTGGCATCTGAATAA
- a CDS encoding YbhB/YbcL family Raf kinase inhibitor-like protein, whose protein sequence is MIKYMSIGLLLLASLSVAQQNNTYQKNSVTNLNNIPLTSPAFKNGEMIPAKYTCDNKTDISPQLIWKNLPKNTKSVALIMDDPDTTRGTFVHWVIYNIPADQMTLPEGIIQAKELPNGGRQGLNGAKSIGYKAPCPPNGIHRYFFKFYALDTVFETNSDLTKDDLLKLMNSHILATGQLMGKYKRLKE, encoded by the coding sequence ATGATTAAATATATGAGTATCGGATTGTTGCTTCTCGCTTCTTTATCAGTTGCCCAGCAAAATAACACTTATCAAAAAAATTCTGTAACAAATTTAAATAATATACCATTAACCAGCCCGGCCTTTAAAAATGGGGAAATGATACCCGCGAAATATACCTGTGATAATAAAACAGACATATCTCCTCAACTGATTTGGAAGAACCTGCCAAAAAACACTAAAAGTGTCGCCCTGATAATGGACGATCCGGACACAACCAGGGGCACCTTTGTGCACTGGGTAATTTATAATATTCCAGCTGACCAGATGACGCTGCCCGAAGGAATAATCCAGGCAAAAGAACTCCCTAACGGAGGCAGACAGGGCCTTAACGGAGCAAAAAGCATCGGCTACAAAGCTCCGTGCCCGCCTAACGGAATTCACCGCTATTTCTTTAAATTTTACGCGCTTGATACTGTTTTCGAGACTAATTCGGATTTGACCAAAGACGATTTATTAAAACTGATGAATTCGCATATTCTGGCTACAGGTCAGTTAATGGGCAAATATAAACGGCTGAAGGAATAA
- a CDS encoding sugar phosphate nucleotidyltransferase gives MKLNTVILAAGIGKRLKTQSSKVIVRLINKPVIMHLLDNLEDILIPEDTYIIVGHQAEQVKKVVKKKFKKINFVYQKEQLGTGHAVMQVKPVLKNTEQPTLILAGDVPLINSELITEFYNFHKNHKADISVLTTNINNPHGYGRIIRDRSENTLLKIVEEKDATATEKNICEINSGIYLVETNLLFDLLQQVTPNNKQNEYYLTDIIKIAGKKKRNILPYLYNNEEMLRGINSREDMACIAGYIYKTTIKKHLQNGVTILSPKNTFIEPDVIIEKDVIIEPFVTIKGKSVIKENSHIHSFCYLNDYVSKAGEVVAPYFKKE, from the coding sequence ATGAAACTAAATACAGTAATTTTGGCCGCAGGTATTGGTAAAAGGCTAAAAACACAAAGCAGCAAAGTAATTGTTCGGCTTATCAATAAACCTGTGATCATGCATCTGCTTGATAATCTGGAAGATATCCTGATACCCGAAGATACTTATATAATAGTCGGCCATCAGGCTGAGCAAGTAAAAAAGGTTGTTAAAAAAAAATTTAAGAAAATAAATTTTGTCTATCAAAAAGAACAACTGGGCACAGGACACGCTGTTATGCAGGTTAAACCCGTGCTAAAAAACACGGAACAACCTACTCTGATTTTAGCCGGCGATGTACCGCTGATTAACAGTGAACTGATCACAGAATTTTACAACTTTCATAAAAACCATAAAGCAGATATTTCGGTCCTGACCACAAACATTAACAATCCCCATGGATACGGGCGCATTATCAGAGACAGAAGCGAAAACACCTTACTGAAAATAGTCGAAGAAAAAGACGCGACAGCTACCGAAAAGAATATTTGTGAAATCAATTCCGGGATTTATCTGGTTGAGACCAACTTGTTGTTTGATCTGCTACAACAAGTTACTCCCAATAACAAACAAAATGAATATTATTTGACCGATATTATAAAAATAGCCGGCAAGAAAAAGCGCAATATCCTGCCCTATCTTTATAATAATGAAGAAATGCTCAGAGGTATCAATTCCAGAGAAGACATGGCCTGTATTGCCGGGTATATTTACAAAACAACCATCAAAAAACATCTGCAAAACGGAGTAACTATCCTTTCTCCGAAAAATACCTTTATAGAACCGGACGTAATCATTGAAAAAGATGTTATCATCGAACCTTTTGTAACAATTAAAGGGAAAAGCGTTATTAAAGAAAATAGCCATATCCATAGTTTCTGCTACTTGAATGACTATGTATCAAAGGCAGGAGAAGTTGTAGCACCGTACTTTAAAAAAGAATAA
- a CDS encoding SPOR domain-containing protein, with protein MAKSQVEKNDPEDKNEKEEKAEEYSFDDLDKEVGLGDILKEKDNIFFAFFKKISFGFIVIIISIIVFFASFTIGKMLFLSENAPANRINLKSLESQNTEINETAIPTQNIIQVKAEEPKIEDKKAEPKEEKAETAVKPEPVKEVPKKEAKKAILKKVEIKEPAVNSVSETPKEEPKTEVKKQEVAKTEPIKEAPKKETVATEKYMVIAGTFINQKNADILIEALKKLNYSPEVMTITKNNMNYIRVIAGVYNNLSDVKKHIALLKSKGFESFSLPYTK; from the coding sequence ATGGCGAAATCTCAGGTAGAAAAAAATGATCCTGAAGATAAGAATGAAAAAGAAGAAAAAGCTGAGGAATACAGCTTTGACGATCTGGACAAAGAAGTAGGCCTGGGTGATATTTTAAAAGAAAAAGATAATATATTTTTTGCTTTCTTTAAAAAGATTTCCTTCGGTTTTATTGTTATCATTATCAGCATCATTGTCTTTTTCGCCAGTTTTACTATCGGCAAAATGCTCTTTTTGTCTGAAAACGCGCCGGCGAACCGTATTAATTTGAAATCTCTGGAATCCCAGAATACAGAAATAAATGAGACCGCAATTCCTACACAGAATATAATCCAGGTAAAAGCAGAGGAACCAAAAATTGAAGATAAAAAAGCAGAACCCAAAGAAGAAAAAGCTGAAACTGCCGTAAAACCAGAACCGGTTAAGGAAGTTCCCAAAAAAGAAGCCAAAAAAGCAATTCTTAAAAAAGTGGAAATCAAAGAACCAGCTGTTAATTCTGTCAGCGAAACTCCGAAAGAAGAACCCAAGACCGAAGTGAAAAAACAAGAAGTGGCCAAAACCGAGCCCATTAAAGAAGCTCCCAAAAAAGAAACAGTTGCAACTGAAAAGTACATGGTTATCGCCGGTACATTCATAAATCAAAAAAACGCTGATATCTTGATTGAAGCCTTAAAAAAACTAAACTACAGTCCGGAAGTAATGACTATTACTAAAAATAACATGAATTATATTCGTGTTATCGCTGGTGTTTACAATAATTTATCGGATGTCAAAAAGCATATAGCACTGCTAAAAAGCAAAGGATTCGAAAGCTTTTCGCTACCCTATACAAAATGA
- a CDS encoding rod shape-determining protein has protein sequence MSKFRKDIGIDLGTANIVVYVKDRGIVLREPSVVAIDKNTRQFMAIGNEAKLMVGRTPGNIIAIRPLRDGVIVDFEISEQMIRTFIKKVYPKHYFMKPRVIIGVPSGITNVERRAVIEAGLQAGSKEVFLIEEPMAAAIGAGLPINEPNGHMIVDIGGGTTEVAVISLGGIVVSKSIRVAGDEMDEAIVNHCRTNYNLLIGERTAEAIKIQIGSAYPKPEEKEVEIKGRDLISGLPKTFTLSAAEIRHCLLEPVNTIVQTIKLALEQTPPELSSDILQKGIFLTGGGSLLFGLDKFITEETGVKTNIVDDPLSSVAYGTGKVMQDLDKHINKILFQ, from the coding sequence ATCAGCAAATTCAGAAAAGACATCGGCATAGACTTAGGCACAGCAAATATCGTTGTTTATGTAAAAGATCGCGGTATTGTTCTGCGCGAACCTTCTGTTGTGGCTATCGACAAAAACACAAGACAATTCATGGCTATTGGAAACGAAGCCAAACTTATGGTGGGTCGTACTCCGGGAAATATCATCGCTATCAGACCATTACGTGACGGAGTTATTGTAGACTTTGAAATTTCCGAACAAATGATCAGAACTTTTATCAAAAAAGTATATCCCAAGCATTATTTTATGAAACCCAGGGTAATTATCGGCGTCCCTTCCGGCATCACCAACGTGGAACGCCGTGCGGTTATCGAGGCCGGTCTGCAGGCCGGTTCCAAGGAAGTATTTCTTATAGAAGAACCGATGGCCGCGGCTATTGGAGCCGGACTGCCTATAAATGAACCTAACGGACACATGATTGTGGATATCGGTGGCGGTACAACTGAAGTAGCTGTAATATCGCTGGGTGGAATAGTAGTTTCCAAATCTATTCGCGTGGCCGGGGACGAAATGGATGAGGCCATTGTGAACCATTGCCGCACCAATTACAATCTATTAATCGGCGAACGAACGGCTGAAGCCATCAAAATTCAGATAGGTTCAGCTTATCCGAAACCTGAAGAAAAAGAAGTAGAAATTAAAGGCAGAGACCTGATCAGCGGTCTGCCGAAAACCTTTACCTTATCCGCCGCTGAAATACGGCACTGTCTGCTGGAACCGGTCAACACAATTGTTCAAACCATAAAACTGGCACTGGAACAAACACCGCCGGAACTATCTTCGGATATTTTGCAAAAAGGGATATTTCTTACTGGCGGCGGTTCTCTTTTGTTCGGTCTGGATAAATTTATCACCGAAGAAACAGGCGTCAAAACCAATATTGTAGACGATCCTTTGTCCAGCGTGGCTTACGGCACGGGCAAAGTGATGCAGGACCTGGACAAGCATATCAACAAGATACTCTTTCAGTAG
- a CDS encoding RNA-binding S4 domain-containing protein, with amino-acid sequence MNIIKYTISGDYIELCQLLKVTGLCGSGGQAKQAISELLVKVDNKIEIRKKCKVSRGQKVTYDNQTVLVE; translated from the coding sequence ATGAATATAATAAAATATACAATTAGCGGTGATTATATAGAATTGTGCCAGTTACTGAAAGTGACCGGGCTTTGTGGTTCCGGCGGTCAGGCAAAACAGGCTATCTCCGAGCTTTTAGTGAAAGTGGACAATAAAATAGAAATCAGAAAAAAATGTAAGGTAAGCAGAGGTCAAAAGGTTACTTATGATAATCAGACCGTTCTTGTTGAATAG
- a CDS encoding endonuclease/exonuclease/phosphatase family protein — MTKKYSFLLYNIRYGAGRGWRFNLPLPLSGYLKNTTRNISHITKFIKSVDPDIVGLIEVDRGSFRTNKQNQAQDIAKALGYHPSFNSKYGGSSLAHKIPIMNMQGNAVLTRPDIKNKRIHYFKKGVKRMAIELELEDFNIFLIHLSLTYRSRQWQLSDLYKLIKKVDKPVIVAGDFNIFWGEHEIELFMAATGLSSMNKDNVPSFPSKKPKRQLDFILHSPDIKVLDFKVLDGITFSDHLPVSCKFSVKDRQKHLESDQKQEK; from the coding sequence ATGACAAAAAAATACAGTTTTTTACTTTACAATATTCGTTATGGAGCAGGAAGAGGTTGGAGATTTAACCTGCCTTTACCTTTAAGCGGATATTTGAAAAATACAACCAGAAATATTTCCCATATTACCAAATTTATTAAGAGTGTAGACCCTGATATTGTCGGTTTGATAGAAGTCGATCGAGGTTCCTTTAGAACTAATAAACAAAACCAGGCGCAGGATATCGCCAAAGCCCTTGGCTATCATCCCAGTTTCAATTCCAAATACGGAGGGTCTTCTCTGGCCCATAAAATTCCGATTATGAATATGCAGGGTAACGCAGTTCTTACCAGGCCGGATATAAAAAATAAGAGGATACATTATTTTAAAAAAGGTGTGAAAAGGATGGCAATAGAACTGGAACTGGAAGATTTTAATATTTTTTTAATACATCTTTCTCTCACTTACCGAAGTAGGCAATGGCAGCTTAGTGATTTATACAAACTCATTAAAAAAGTTGACAAGCCCGTAATTGTGGCCGGTGATTTCAATATTTTTTGGGGAGAACATGAAATTGAGCTATTTATGGCAGCAACCGGTTTATCGAGCATGAATAAAGACAATGTTCCATCCTTTCCCAGCAAAAAGCCCAAGAGGCAACTGGATTTTATTTTACATAGCCCGGATATTAAGGTTCTGGATTTTAAGGTTCTTGATGGTATTACTTTTTCCGATCATTTACCGGTTAGTTGTAAGTTTTCGGTCAAGGATAGGCAAAAACATTTGGAATCTGATCAGAAGCAGGAGAAATGA
- the panB gene encoding 3-methyl-2-oxobutanoate hydroxymethyltransferase has protein sequence MITIKYLQNKKAEGEKFAALTAYDYLTARVIDEAGVELILVGDTLGVVVYGYESTVYVTMDDMVRHTKAVANGIKNSLLISDMPFMSYHTSLKDTLINAGLLIKAGAKGVKAEGATPFVLKSISRMVEAGILVIGHIGFTPQQINRIGGNIIQGKSKDMAEKLKEDALKLQDAGVGALVLELIPESLGKEITSNLTIPTIGIGAGRYCDGQILVTHDLLGLYTDFTPKFLKRYANLNTTIKNAVAVYRKDVLSGKFPTKDNIY, from the coding sequence ATGATAACCATCAAATATTTGCAGAACAAAAAAGCTGAAGGTGAAAAATTTGCCGCTCTCACAGCATATGATTATTTAACTGCCAGGGTAATTGATGAAGCCGGCGTAGAACTGATTTTGGTTGGAGATACGCTGGGCGTGGTTGTTTATGGCTATGAGTCCACAGTTTACGTAACCATGGATGACATGGTTCGTCACACTAAGGCTGTAGCTAATGGTATAAAAAACTCGCTTCTGATTTCTGATATGCCGTTTATGTCCTATCATACTTCCTTGAAAGACACTTTAATAAACGCCGGCCTTTTGATTAAAGCCGGAGCAAAAGGTGTTAAAGCAGAAGGCGCCACTCCATTTGTGCTCAAGTCAATCAGCCGGATGGTAGAGGCTGGCATTCTTGTAATCGGCCATATTGGCTTTACTCCGCAGCAGATTAATCGTATCGGAGGCAATATTATTCAGGGTAAAAGCAAGGACATGGCTGAAAAGTTAAAGGAAGATGCGCTTAAACTGCAGGACGCCGGAGTGGGGGCACTTGTACTGGAGCTTATACCGGAATCGCTGGGCAAGGAAATTACCTCAAATTTGACAATACCTACAATCGGTATCGGGGCAGGGCGGTATTGCGATGGACAGATACTTGTTACGCACGATCTGCTGGGCCTTTATACAGATTTTACCCCCAAATTTTTAAAACGTTATGCTAACCTTAATACCACTATAAAAAATGCCGTTGCCGTTTATAGAAAAGATGTACTTTCCGGCAAATTCCCTACTAAAGACAATATTTATTAA
- the cdaA gene encoding diadenylate cyclase CdaA yields the protein MLEILSTLRWQDLVDVTIISVAIYYLFKWTSNHKAKQLLNGVFIIMVFYAISYFLQLFTVSWLMQKLTTIVLLIFIIVFQPELRQLLEKLGRSTQLRQYFMDKKENEDMLTIQMVQNLVKVIEYFSENRIGSIIVIEQINDLEHIKDTGIELKAEFSAELLVSIFYGRNPLHDGAVIIQGNTIVSASCLLPLTQSKLKDRTIGTRHRAALGLAEITDAIVLVTSEETGIISMAINGKLYRRLSRKKLQEHLLVLLQLDEQEGKKPDSFFNNVADVLKDLLAEK from the coding sequence ATGTTAGAAATATTATCAACGTTGCGCTGGCAGGACTTGGTTGATGTGACCATTATTTCTGTAGCCATCTATTATCTGTTTAAATGGACCAGTAACCATAAAGCCAAACAACTGCTTAATGGTGTATTTATTATTATGGTTTTTTATGCCATCAGCTATTTCCTTCAACTTTTTACCGTGAGCTGGCTGATGCAAAAGCTTACCACTATCGTTCTTCTGATATTCATCATTGTGTTTCAACCGGAGCTTAGACAGTTGCTGGAAAAACTGGGCCGAAGCACGCAATTGCGACAGTATTTTATGGATAAAAAAGAAAATGAGGATATGTTGACTATTCAGATGGTACAAAACCTGGTCAAAGTTATCGAATATTTTTCCGAAAACAGGATTGGTTCCATAATCGTTATTGAGCAGATAAATGACCTCGAGCATATCAAAGACACCGGGATTGAATTGAAAGCCGAATTTTCCGCGGAATTGCTGGTCAGTATTTTTTACGGCCGCAATCCTTTACATGACGGTGCTGTAATTATTCAGGGCAATACTATTGTTTCGGCCAGCTGTTTGCTGCCGCTTACACAGAGCAAGCTCAAGGACCGTACCATAGGTACCAGACACAGGGCTGCCCTTGGTCTGGCTGAAATTACCGATGCTATCGTACTGGTTACTTCCGAAGAAACCGGAATAATTTCTATGGCCATAAACGGAAAACTTTATCGTCGTTTATCCAGGAAAAAATTGCAGGAGCATCTGTTAGTGTTGCTTCAGTTAGATGAGCAGGAAGGCAAAAAGCCCGATAGTTTTTTTAACAATGTTGCTGATGTTCTTAAAGACCTGCTGGCTGAAAAATGA
- the lysA gene encoding diaminopimelate decarboxylase: MKPLTAKINSKGHLEIGKIDALDLAKKHGTPLYVMDVATIKQIVKEYRTLEKYYPHTRIAFASKALSLTALYQLLDKEGLYFDVISDGEIFTLLNAGVSLKKAYFHGNNKTMAEIELALKNEIGCIVVDNSSELKRIKDAYTRLKMKNKINILFRVVPEIDAHTHEFIQTGKRDTKFGVLKEQLLDILDEALKLKIFNFQGLHAHIGSQIFDFYPFEVLIERLFNMCMLIYKEKKIVCTDISIGGGMGIKYTREDDPPAINEFIEAIARKLKAALKENKYPLQPTIILEPGRSIVANAGVTLYTIGAVKEIPDIRTFLTIDGGMADNPRPITYGAKYEADLAGKMKKGKNKIYSIAGKFCESGDILIRDISLPSAEAGDILAVYATGAYNYSMSSNYNRYRKPAMVFVENGKDTLVLKRETLRDIIRNDVKC; the protein is encoded by the coding sequence ATGAAACCGCTTACAGCCAAGATAAACAGCAAAGGCCATCTGGAGATAGGGAAAATTGATGCCCTGGACCTGGCGAAAAAGCATGGAACTCCGCTTTATGTAATGGACGTGGCCACGATCAAACAGATTGTTAAGGAATACCGTACACTTGAAAAATATTATCCTCACACCAGAATTGCTTTTGCCAGCAAGGCATTATCACTTACTGCTCTCTATCAATTGCTGGACAAGGAGGGGCTTTATTTCGATGTTATCTCGGATGGTGAAATTTTTACCCTGCTAAATGCCGGTGTTTCTCTGAAAAAAGCTTATTTTCATGGTAACAATAAAACCATGGCTGAAATTGAGCTGGCTCTGAAAAATGAGATAGGATGTATCGTCGTGGATAATTCTTCGGAACTGAAACGTATCAAAGACGCGTATACTAGACTGAAAATGAAAAATAAGATAAACATACTGTTCCGTGTCGTTCCGGAAATAGATGCTCATACTCACGAATTTATTCAAACCGGCAAGCGCGACACCAAGTTCGGTGTTTTGAAGGAACAACTTTTAGATATTCTGGACGAAGCCCTGAAACTGAAAATATTTAATTTTCAGGGATTGCACGCGCATATTGGTTCGCAGATTTTTGACTTTTATCCCTTTGAAGTTCTCATCGAAAGACTTTTCAATATGTGCATGCTGATTTATAAAGAAAAAAAGATTGTTTGTACGGATATCAGCATCGGCGGAGGTATGGGCATAAAATATACCCGGGAAGATGATCCGCCTGCAATAAATGAATTTATCGAAGCCATAGCCAGGAAGCTGAAAGCTGCCTTAAAAGAAAACAAATATCCATTGCAGCCCACGATTATTCTGGAACCAGGACGTTCAATAGTAGCTAATGCCGGTGTAACTCTGTATACTATAGGCGCAGTTAAGGAAATACCCGATATCAGAACATTCCTTACAATTGATGGCGGTATGGCCGATAATCCCAGACCGATTACCTATGGTGCCAAGTATGAAGCTGATCTTGCCGGTAAAATGAAAAAAGGCAAAAATAAAATTTATTCCATTGCCGGAAAATTTTGTGAGTCAGGAGATATTTTGATCAGAGATATTTCTTTGCCGTCAGCCGAGGCAGGTGATATTCTGGCAGTATACGCGACCGGCGCGTACAATTATTCGATGTCCAGCAATTATAATCGCTATAGAAAACCGGCTATGGTTTTTGTGGAAAACGGCAAGGATACTCTTGTCTTAAAAAGAGAGACTTTGCGGGATATCATAAGGAATGATGTGAAATGTTAG